The DNA region CGGCGCCCACCCGCGGACCAGGAGGCCCCTGTCGccggcgcgcgcccgcgcctcgAACCCCTCCGGGAGCCACTCGTCGCGGAACGCGCCGGTGATGTCGGACCCCACCGGCGGCCGGACGGCCCAGACGAACGGCCGGCCGGTGGCCTCCAGGGCCGCGGCGAGCTCCATCATCTGGTTCGGCTGGATGGTGTTCTGGGACCCGAAAGAGATGTACAGGACGGACGACTGCGGCTGCGAGTCCAGCCACCGaaggacgccgccgccgtcggtcTCGGACGAGCCCGCCCCTGAGTCGCCGCCGCGGACGAGGGGGCCGACGGGCCAGACCGGGACCTTGCCAAGGGCGCGGCGCATCATGGCGAGCCCCGTGGGCTCGAACTCCTCCACGGTGTTCGCGAGCACCGCGTCCGTGCGGTACCCGTGGCGTATGATCCGCTGGTAGAACGCCGTCCACCGGTCGCTCCGGTCGCCGTGGAGCAGGAAGACCGGCGACAGCTGCGACCGGCGGAGCTCCACGTCCGGGTGCTCCGGCAGCCGGAGCGCGCCGTCGGAGCCGAAAGGCAGCGCCGGCATGTGGTTCCACAGGGCGTGGAGGATGGCCGTGCCGAACGCGCCGCACGTGACGAAGAGCGCGTGCGCGCACCCGTGCCGCCGCGCGACGTCCACCGTCCACGCGACGGACACGTCGGCGACGACGCAgacgtcggcgtcggcgtcgccaCGGAGACCCGACACGTAGTCGTCGAAGGCGGGCTCGAGGGCCTCGAACGCCTCGAAGAGCGTGATGAACGCCGGCACCGGGAGGGAGCTGATGGACTCGCAGCCCGCGGGCAGGCCGTGGTCGGCCGGCACGAACGGCAGCGCGTGGAAGCCGATCGAGGACTGCTCCACGTCCACGGCCGAGGAGGAGCGCCGCAGGGCGGCGACATTGCTTGGAGTGGAGACGAGCGTCACGGCGGCGTCCGGGAGCTCACGGGCCAGGAGGCGGGCGATGGCGAGGAAGCCGGCGAGGTGGCCCTGGCCGGGGAAGGGGAAGAGCACGACGTGTTTCGTTCTTGTGGTGGCCATGGATGGGGATGCAGATGGCTTCGGGGCGCGCCTGAGCTTGCTATCTGCTCTTCGGCTATGTGGTTCTTCCCGTTTCCAATACAGATCTAATGCAGATCACTAGACAGCAAGAACTAATTCTGCAACTCAAAACCTCCCTATATGCTGTAtagggaggcgcggggcggcgggcggcgggcgcggcgggccacgggcaggggcggcggccgagcgcagggggcgcgcgcggggcggcgggctaggagagcgccgggcggcggggcggcgggcgcggccacgcgcggggcgccgggcggcggggcggcggcggcgcaacgggCGGGAGTGAAAAGCAGTGAAAgcaacgggcggcggcggggcggaagATGGATAAGATTAATTTGGTGGGCTTGTGGACGAAAATATCTTTATTTTTATCTATTTTTATCGGTTTAGGTTAAACCGATAAAATTACTGAAGATAATAATTTATAGGTTCCGTATGTTTGGATTTTCACTGAGATAGCGAATCCTATgatatatattccagacccgAGAACAACTCGGGTTAAGAGAGAGCGACGTtagacacggcgtattcgtaatgacatggatgagtcagagctccgtccgaggatacagtgctgcagtgcatgtaatcagagtgGACACatgtataaacgttgtccaaacaatgatACTGGGCCTAattctgctgaagctggccctacaggtgatgctacagatggaagacctccggttgcatcaaggagtgggagacgtcgccgatcgagtgctactacgacatcaggcatcgtttagttgtaattttatttgaacgttatttgctcatatgtaatatttgccgcgttgagtttgtatcagacctggatgtgtatttgtaattttaacagaccattatgtgtatttgtcatatttgccgcattgactttTAACATATCATTATGTGTGTTTGTAATTGTAACTGTGACTTGGCATTTGTATATTTAAACTTGTTTgttatcatactattttatttttaatggcttgatgtatcgtactatcgtaatatttggattctacgttgcaaaacgttatcgcttaaccatcttcatacgagttttagataccgtaatcttcttcgtaaaattgaaattttttatgtatacaaaagactatggcgaataaatcttgtatttgaaaaaagtatgaattttaaataatttgtaaaatataaattctaacaaaaaataacaaaaaatagggcacctcccgcccgctgcCTCCCGCCCACTGGTCGGGCGGGATGCGTCAGgggcctcttcacgaataagaaaatttttttattcgcgaagagacccctGGAAATGGTTTTGGAACCTCCCGCgcgctggatgggcgggaggtccccggctccacgcctcccgcccgttgatcgggcgggaggtacctatTTATCGAATTTTGCCAATTGGCACCCTTTtttgaattttatttttttaaaaccaTTTTTAAAAAAAGTCGATCTTTTTATTGTTTAGCCTTGTTTAATCTCTAACATCTCTCATGAATATGGCCCATTTTGACTTGGGCCGTCATGCCAATAATTTGGCCCCACGACTATGTTGGGCCGTTATACGATTATATTTGTTTGGTGTCACAAGTCACAACTCATGGACTTTGTTAGTAGAatgatatatacatatacatatatatatatatataatcataGTTTAGACGTGGGCTTAGAAATTCTAAGGAAATCTGAGAGCTCAACTCCAACCAACCTACTCCTATGCGGAGGGGTCGGAATTGCTCATTAGAGTAACACGAATGCATCTTCACCATTCATGATGATTTCAGCTACAATTTTTCGTTTTGCAACCCACCAACCAAATATTATGTTAAGAAATTGCAACTAAACTCTCTATTTTAATTCTTCACAGATGACAAAACAAACAATTACAACAATTAGAAATTTAAAACATTGTATTGTCTCCCGCGCCGCTCTAATATGGGACTTTTTCGGGGGTATTTAATATTTGTCACTTTCTCAGAGAGAGGGTGAGAGAGAATCTGATCAGTGATTAGAAAATTTAGATTACGATGTTTGTCTTATATGCTTAAAATATTTGGATTACGGCTTGTGTATTTGTTTATTCGTTGATTAATTTTTGTCCTTTTTGTGATTAGTGTTTCATATGAGCTGATTAGTTTTATATCTATTACAGGATCGTTTCATGTTGGCGAAACCAACAGCCGTTGTACTATGTGGTTGTAAAGTCCTATTCGGTACTCACTATATTTATCACAAGTTTGTATTTAACAAGCAGCCTCCTTTTCTTAGGTATCTACGGTCGTGACTATGCGGCCTAAATTCCTATCATCTCCCTAGGCAGTTCCACCCGAAGGGAACACTTCTCTATGGCAACAACATTCTCTCAACTACCAGACACGGCTTTAAACGAGAACTACCGAAGAGGTCTCTCCTATAGGATCCTTGACACATCCTTGGCATAGAGATTTAAAATGCACAACTAGACTAGTAGATACAgggaaaataaagaaaaactaCTTTATTAAACCAAACAAGCTTACATATGGTTTTCCCTTTTGGAAAACCCCCACACTCTTAAAAGAAAGAAGGGAAAAGATTACCTTACACTGGATATTTTACAATGGATTTGGTGGCTATGTTATAAGGATGGTACTAGGAAATTTTATTGGTTTTTAGGACTCTCGCAGGATCTTCGCTCGTGGAGGCTCTCACTTCTCTCTTCGATGCCTCCATTCTGCGAAGCATGTCCTTCTTATATAGTGCCATGAAGAGTGCTAAGATCTTTGCTCCTTCTTATCTTCTATGTCGAGTTTATCATTCTGCGGCGCACACTTCATCACTATGGTGCAAATTTTTGGTAACTTGTTCTGCATGGCGCTTTCTCTGTCCTGCATGGCCTTAACTGGAGTTGTTTCTTATGCATATTTTTTGGAACAAGTCCCCATGTAGAATTTTGAAGGTACCATAGGTTGCTGAGTTCATGTTTGTCCATGTAGTGCTAGTACTTGCTATATCACAAtctaaaatattttatttatttatttatatatatttatatttttggATTCTGCGGTAATTTTTTGGATTTAGTAGAATATGTCTTCCACGCCCAAAGATTTGGTAGTACCACTATCAAATTAAGGGAATGGAAATATTAGTGACGCTTCCACGCCTGATTTAGTGATATTCATATCAATATTTAAGTGCTTTCAAGCCTGGCTGTGGCTACGAATGTCATCTTATCTGCTGATGAGTCTTCCATTTTATCATCTATTAATGGGAATTCAAAATTCTCATCTAGATCTTTCTTTATAGttttgaatttttctttgaTTTCTTATCTTAGCTCATTTATTATTTGGTTCTTCCTTTCATCCTTTAATTCATTcataatttttttcttttatctCTTTTTTATATTGTGGGGAAGTTTGTTCAAACATTTCTATTTCTATGA from Panicum hallii strain FIL2 chromosome 9, PHallii_v3.1, whole genome shotgun sequence includes:
- the LOC112878034 gene encoding UDP-glycosyltransferase 92A1-like; translated protein: MATTRTKHVVLFPFPGQGHLAGFLAIARLLARELPDAAVTLVSTPSNVAALRRSSSAVDVEQSSIGFHALPFVPADHGLPAGCESISSLPVPAFITLFEAFEALEPAFDDYVSGLRGDADADVCVVADVSVAWTVDVARRHGCAHALFVTCGAFGTAILHALWNHMPALPFGSDGALRLPEHPDVELRRSQLSPVFLLHGDRSDRWTAFYQRIIRHGYRTDAVLANTVEEFEPTGLAMMRRALGKVPVWPVGPLVRGGDSGAGSSETDGGGVLRWLDSQPQSSVLYISFGSQNTIQPNQMMELAAALEATGRPFVWAVRPPVGSDITGAFRDEWLPEGFEARARAGDRGLLVRGWAPQVRILAHTATGAFLSHCGWNSVLESLAHGVPVIGWPLAAEQFYNVSVLTEEWGVCVEVARGNLESSAMDRSKMAEVVETVMGDTAESAAMRRRIVEVQEVMRGAWAEDGGSSRTALHEFLRAMRLQ